A portion of the Canis aureus isolate CA01 chromosome 32, VMU_Caureus_v.1.0, whole genome shotgun sequence genome contains these proteins:
- the C32H15orf39 gene encoding uncharacterized protein C15orf39 homolog isoform X1, with amino-acid sequence MAEKRPLGTLGPVMYGKLPRLEADSGPGHSLPPSAGNQDPCSYKGAYFSCPMGSAPKAGSERLASWIPYPPLYPASMAGPPLRTDNLLTSCLLYRPPAESSEKVQDPGPVELLSFGPQSHSYPGPPLAAPKPVYRNPLCYGLSPCLGEGAAKRPLDVDWTMVTGPLLPPADPPCSLTPAPGKGQSLDGTFLRGVPAEGPGKNSVSFSPCQAFLEKYRTIHGTGFLPSKYAGPYSGDSKQALSEGPPSPWTQLAQPLGPACQDTVPTHYPLPHPPQALPCPSACRHPEKQGSYGAALPLQPLGAHKGAGYPAGGLSSPYLRQQAAQTPYMPPVGLDTFSCPSAPPPAPSPGLKLEPPLAPRCPLDFAPQTLSFPYARDDLSLYGASPGLGGTPPSQNSLQAVPQPSAFQRACQPLSASQPCPEPGRPVEKPAQEAEEKMWLPSCRKEQLQPQLDERPGAPIVIGDSPVPHTPPGLAPCAQERRALLQSDGALPPGSPPMPVIDNVFSLAPYRDYLDVQAPEDPAEPAPAPAPSGSPAKDGGAPLAAREVPAEPLCSRREEVALDLSVKRPVPEAPIGAPSPAAPPQPPAAPEAPDAGNALPELPDPAKAAPEAAGSPVPATADEAAPRTNFHSSVAFMFRKFKILRPAPLPAAPAPAPAPAAPPAAVPPASVPLGLQILSPPLPVACFNLALPSPPAVALASRALAPAPAPAPAPAAAPAASSPEQHFTGLHASLCDAISGSVAHSPPEKLREWLATAGPWGRAAWQDCQAVQGLLGKLLSQLQRFVCTQQCPFPHVVRAGAIFVPIHLVKERLFPRLPPASVDHVLQEHRVELRPTTLSEERALRERALHGCTSRMLKLLALRQLPDIYPDLLGLQWRDCVRRQLGDFDTEAGSVPSSEPTMARDEPESLALAWKSPVPKARKPGRKPPTPGLEKAEAAPEEGARGASPAPAASTCPQGPILRARFRSLLETAWLNGLALPTWGHKATGPDRSMPQPQALGDQSHPL; translated from the exons ATGGCGGAGAAGCGGCCACTGGGGACCCTGGGGCCTGTAATGTATGGCAAGCTGCCCCGTCTAGAGGCAGACTCCGGGCCTGGGCACAGCCTGCCCCCCTCTGCCGGCAACCAGGACCCCTGCAGCTACAAGGGTGCTTACTTCTCCTGCCCTATGGGGAGTGCTCCCAAGGCAGGGTCTGAGCGGTTAGCATCCTGGATCCCATATCCACCCTTGTACCCTGCCAGCATGGCAGGGCCCCCTCTGCGGACAGACAACCTGTTGACCAGCTGTCTGCTCTACCGCCCACCAGCGGAGAGCTCCGAGAAGGTGCAGGACCCTGGCCCTGTTGAGCTCCTGTCCTTCGGTCCCCAGTCTCATTCCTACCCGGGCCCACCGTTGGCGGCACCCAAACCTGTCTACCGCAACCCTCTGTGTTACGGGCTCTCACCCtgcctgggggaaggggcagcaaAGAGGCCACTGGATGTCGACTGGACAATGGTGACTGGACCTCTGTTACCCCCGGCTGACCCACCTTGTTCCCTGACGCCGGCTCCTGGCAAGGGCCAGTCCCTGGATGGCACCTTCTTGCGTGGGGTGCCGGCTGAGGGACCCGGCAAAAACTCCGTAAGCTTCTCCCCGTGCCAGGCCTTCCTGGAGAAGTACCGGACCATCCACGGCACGGGCTTCCTGCCCTCTAAGTATGCAGGTCCTTACTCTGGGGACTCCAAGCAGGCGTTGTCCGAGGGACCCCCCAGCCCTTGGACCCAGCTGGCCCAACCCCTGGGCCCCGCCTGCCAGGATACAGTGCCTACCCACTacccactcccccaccctccccaggccctgccttGCCCATCAGCCTGCCGCCACCCAGAGAAGCAGGGCAGCTATGGTGCAGCGCTCCCACTACAGCCTCTGGGAGCCCACAAGGGGGCTGGGTACCCGGCTGGTGGGCTGAGCAGTCCCTACCTGAGGCAGCAGGCAGCCCAGACACCCTATATGCCCCCAGTGGGCCTGGACACtttttcctgcccctctgcccccccgccAGCACCCTCACCAGGCCTCAAGCTGGAGCCGCCTCTCGCTCCCCGGTGCCCCTTGGACTTTGCCCCCCAGACACTGAGCTTTCCCTACGCCCGGGATGACCTCTCTCTCTATGGAGCATCCCCTGGGCTTGGAGGGACGCCACCTTCCCAAAACAGCCTCCAGGCTGTGCCCCAGCCCAGTGCCTTCCAGCGGGCGTGCCAGCCTCTGTCCGCCAGCCAGCCATGCCCCGAGCCTGGGAGACCTGTGGAGAAGCCAGcccaggaggcagaggagaagatGTGGCTGCCGAGCTGCAGGAAAgagcagctccagccccagctcgaCGAGCGCCCCGGAGCGCCCATCGTCATCGGCGACAGTCCGGTTCCCCACACCCCCCCGGGACTCGCGCCCTGTGCCCAGGAGCGCCGGGCTCTTCTGCAGAGTGACGGCGCGCTGCCACCCGGCTCGCCACCCATGCCTGTCATCGACAATGTCTTCAGCCTGGCCCCGTACCGCGACTACCTGGATGTGCAGGCCCCCGAGGACCCCGCTGAGCCCGCCCCGGCGCCAGCCCCCAGCGGGAGCCCTGCAAAGGACGGTGGGGCGCCCCTGGCCGCCCGGGAGGTGCCCGCAGAGCCCCTGTGCTCCCGCAGAGAGGAGGTAGCGCTGGACCTAAGTGTGAAGAGGCCGGTGCCCGAGGCGCCCATCGGGGCCCCCAGTCCCGCCGCGCCCCCCCAGCCACCCGCGGCCCCCGAGGCGCCAGATGCGGGCAACGCGCTCCCGGAGCTGCCAGACCCGGCAAAGGCAGCCCCCGAGGCCGCGGGGTCCCCTGTGCCGGCGACCGCCGACGAGGCCGCCCCCAGGACCAACTTCCACAGCTCCGTGGCCTTCATGTTCCGAAAATTCAAGATCCTCCGGCCCGCACCCCTGcctgcggccccggccccggccccagccccggccgcgccccccgcggctGTGCCCCCCGCGTCCGTGCCCCTCGGGCTGCAGATTCTCAGCCCGCCGCTGCCCGTGGCCTGCTTCAACCTGGCGCTGCCCAGCCCGCCCGCCGTGGCCCTGGCCTCCCGGGccctggcccccgcccccgcccccgccccggccccggccgccgcccccgccgccagcTCCCCAGAGCAGCACTTCACGGGCCTGCACGCGTCCCTGTGTGATGCCATCTCGGGCTCCGTGGCCCACTCCCCGCCCGAGAAGCTGCGGGAGTGGCTGGCCACGGCGGGGCCCTGGGGCCGGGCGGCGTGGCAGGACTGCCAGGCGGTGCAGGGGCTGCTGGGCAAGCTGCTGTCGCAGCTGCAGCGCTTCGTGTGCACCCAGCAGTGCCCCTTCCCCCACGTGGTGCGCGCCGGGGCCATCTTCGTGCCCATCCACCTGGTGAAGGAGCGCCTCTTCCCGAGGCTGCCCCCCGCCTCCGTGGACCACGTGCTGCAGGAGCACCGCGTGGAGCTGCGGCCCACCACGCTGTCCGAGGAGCGGGCGCTGCGCGAGCGGGCCCTGCACGGCTGCACGTCGCGCATGCTCAAGCTGCTGGCGCTGCGCCAGCTGCCCGACATCTACCCGGACCTGCTGGGCCTGCAGTGGCGGGACTGTGTCCGCCGCCAGCTGG GTGACTTTGACACTGAGGCTGGATCTGTGCCCTCCTCAGAACCCACCATGGCCAGAGACGAGCCGGAGAGCCTAGCCCTGGCTTGGAAGTCACCCGTCCCCAAGGCCAGGAAGCCAGGGAGGAAGCCACCAACCCCTGGCTTGGAGAAAGCAGAGGCAGCCCCTGAGGAAGGGGCCCGCGGTGCCTCACCCGCCCCTGCCGCCAGCACCTGCCCCCAGGGCCCCATACTAAGGGCCCGCTTCCGCAGCCTGCTAGAAACTGCCTGGCTCAATGGCCTGGCACTGCCCACTTGGGGCCACAAGGCCACAGGGCCGGATCGGTCTATGCCCCAGCCACAGGCGCTGGGCGACCAGAGCCATCCCCTGTAG
- the C32H15orf39 gene encoding uncharacterized protein C15orf39 homolog isoform X2, which yields MAEKRPLGTLGPVMYGKLPRLEADSGPGHSLPPSAGNQDPCSYKGAYFSCPMGSAPKAGSERLASWIPYPPLYPASMAGPPLRTDNLLTSCLLYRPPAESSEKVQDPGPVELLSFGPQSHSYPGPPLAAPKPVYRNPLCYGLSPCLGEGAAKRPLDVDWTMVTGPLLPPADPPCSLTPAPGKGQSLDGTFLRGVPAEGPGKNSVSFSPCQAFLEKYRTIHGTGFLPSKYAGPYSGDSKQALSEGPPSPWTQLAQPLGPACQDTVPTHYPLPHPPQALPCPSACRHPEKQGSYGAALPLQPLGAHKGAGYPAGGLSSPYLRQQAAQTPYMPPVGLDTFSCPSAPPPAPSPGLKLEPPLAPRCPLDFAPQTLSFPYARDDLSLYGASPGLGGTPPSQNSLQAVPQPSAFQRACQPLSASQPCPEPGRPVEKPAQEAEEKMWLPSCRKEQLQPQLDERPGAPIVIGDSPVPHTPPGLAPCAQERRALLQSDGALPPGSPPMPVIDNVFSLAPYRDYLDVQAPEDPAEPAPAPAPSGSPAKDGGAPLAAREVPAEPLCSRREEVALDLSVKRPVPEAPIGAPSPAAPPQPPAAPEAPDAGNALPELPDPAKAAPEAAGSPVPATADEAAPRTNFHSSVAFMFRKFKILRPAPLPAAPAPAPAPAAPPAAVPPASVPLGLQILSPPLPVACFNLALPSPPAVALASRALAPAPAPAPAPAAAPAASSPEQHFTGLHASLCDAISGSVAHSPPEKLREWLATAGPWGRAAWQDCQAVQGLLGKLLSQLQRFVCTQQCPFPHVVRAGAIFVPIHLVKERLFPRLPPASVDHVLQEHRVELRPTTLSEERALRERALHGCTSRMLKLLALRQLPDIYPDLLGLQWRDCVRRQLGEHGASPGAPGAV from the coding sequence ATGGCGGAGAAGCGGCCACTGGGGACCCTGGGGCCTGTAATGTATGGCAAGCTGCCCCGTCTAGAGGCAGACTCCGGGCCTGGGCACAGCCTGCCCCCCTCTGCCGGCAACCAGGACCCCTGCAGCTACAAGGGTGCTTACTTCTCCTGCCCTATGGGGAGTGCTCCCAAGGCAGGGTCTGAGCGGTTAGCATCCTGGATCCCATATCCACCCTTGTACCCTGCCAGCATGGCAGGGCCCCCTCTGCGGACAGACAACCTGTTGACCAGCTGTCTGCTCTACCGCCCACCAGCGGAGAGCTCCGAGAAGGTGCAGGACCCTGGCCCTGTTGAGCTCCTGTCCTTCGGTCCCCAGTCTCATTCCTACCCGGGCCCACCGTTGGCGGCACCCAAACCTGTCTACCGCAACCCTCTGTGTTACGGGCTCTCACCCtgcctgggggaaggggcagcaaAGAGGCCACTGGATGTCGACTGGACAATGGTGACTGGACCTCTGTTACCCCCGGCTGACCCACCTTGTTCCCTGACGCCGGCTCCTGGCAAGGGCCAGTCCCTGGATGGCACCTTCTTGCGTGGGGTGCCGGCTGAGGGACCCGGCAAAAACTCCGTAAGCTTCTCCCCGTGCCAGGCCTTCCTGGAGAAGTACCGGACCATCCACGGCACGGGCTTCCTGCCCTCTAAGTATGCAGGTCCTTACTCTGGGGACTCCAAGCAGGCGTTGTCCGAGGGACCCCCCAGCCCTTGGACCCAGCTGGCCCAACCCCTGGGCCCCGCCTGCCAGGATACAGTGCCTACCCACTacccactcccccaccctccccaggccctgccttGCCCATCAGCCTGCCGCCACCCAGAGAAGCAGGGCAGCTATGGTGCAGCGCTCCCACTACAGCCTCTGGGAGCCCACAAGGGGGCTGGGTACCCGGCTGGTGGGCTGAGCAGTCCCTACCTGAGGCAGCAGGCAGCCCAGACACCCTATATGCCCCCAGTGGGCCTGGACACtttttcctgcccctctgcccccccgccAGCACCCTCACCAGGCCTCAAGCTGGAGCCGCCTCTCGCTCCCCGGTGCCCCTTGGACTTTGCCCCCCAGACACTGAGCTTTCCCTACGCCCGGGATGACCTCTCTCTCTATGGAGCATCCCCTGGGCTTGGAGGGACGCCACCTTCCCAAAACAGCCTCCAGGCTGTGCCCCAGCCCAGTGCCTTCCAGCGGGCGTGCCAGCCTCTGTCCGCCAGCCAGCCATGCCCCGAGCCTGGGAGACCTGTGGAGAAGCCAGcccaggaggcagaggagaagatGTGGCTGCCGAGCTGCAGGAAAgagcagctccagccccagctcgaCGAGCGCCCCGGAGCGCCCATCGTCATCGGCGACAGTCCGGTTCCCCACACCCCCCCGGGACTCGCGCCCTGTGCCCAGGAGCGCCGGGCTCTTCTGCAGAGTGACGGCGCGCTGCCACCCGGCTCGCCACCCATGCCTGTCATCGACAATGTCTTCAGCCTGGCCCCGTACCGCGACTACCTGGATGTGCAGGCCCCCGAGGACCCCGCTGAGCCCGCCCCGGCGCCAGCCCCCAGCGGGAGCCCTGCAAAGGACGGTGGGGCGCCCCTGGCCGCCCGGGAGGTGCCCGCAGAGCCCCTGTGCTCCCGCAGAGAGGAGGTAGCGCTGGACCTAAGTGTGAAGAGGCCGGTGCCCGAGGCGCCCATCGGGGCCCCCAGTCCCGCCGCGCCCCCCCAGCCACCCGCGGCCCCCGAGGCGCCAGATGCGGGCAACGCGCTCCCGGAGCTGCCAGACCCGGCAAAGGCAGCCCCCGAGGCCGCGGGGTCCCCTGTGCCGGCGACCGCCGACGAGGCCGCCCCCAGGACCAACTTCCACAGCTCCGTGGCCTTCATGTTCCGAAAATTCAAGATCCTCCGGCCCGCACCCCTGcctgcggccccggccccggccccagccccggccgcgccccccgcggctGTGCCCCCCGCGTCCGTGCCCCTCGGGCTGCAGATTCTCAGCCCGCCGCTGCCCGTGGCCTGCTTCAACCTGGCGCTGCCCAGCCCGCCCGCCGTGGCCCTGGCCTCCCGGGccctggcccccgcccccgcccccgccccggccccggccgccgcccccgccgccagcTCCCCAGAGCAGCACTTCACGGGCCTGCACGCGTCCCTGTGTGATGCCATCTCGGGCTCCGTGGCCCACTCCCCGCCCGAGAAGCTGCGGGAGTGGCTGGCCACGGCGGGGCCCTGGGGCCGGGCGGCGTGGCAGGACTGCCAGGCGGTGCAGGGGCTGCTGGGCAAGCTGCTGTCGCAGCTGCAGCGCTTCGTGTGCACCCAGCAGTGCCCCTTCCCCCACGTGGTGCGCGCCGGGGCCATCTTCGTGCCCATCCACCTGGTGAAGGAGCGCCTCTTCCCGAGGCTGCCCCCCGCCTCCGTGGACCACGTGCTGCAGGAGCACCGCGTGGAGCTGCGGCCCACCACGCTGTCCGAGGAGCGGGCGCTGCGCGAGCGGGCCCTGCACGGCTGCACGTCGCGCATGCTCAAGCTGCTGGCGCTGCGCCAGCTGCCCGACATCTACCCGGACCTGCTGGGCCTGCAGTGGCGGGACTGTGTCCGCCGCCAGCTGGGTGAGCACGGGGCGTCCCCGGGAGCCCCCGGAGCGGTGTGA